The proteins below come from a single Chryseobacterium nepalense genomic window:
- a CDS encoding beta-ketoacyl synthase N-terminal-like domain-containing protein, which yields MKEIYITDYNCVTPLGFDVFSNWDALLEGKSGVSLHKIVENHEPFYASKINSEKLEEEFTTNFKSVQNNNFTRLEKMFLLSLQPLVERHQITEETAFILSTTKGNISLLKNKNTLPEGVFLSDLAQKIADFFGFKTKPIVVSNACVSGVMALAVAKNMILSGKYNDAFVIAGDEISEFVISGFNSFQAIGSGICKPYDKTRDGINLGEAAAAVYITGYRSDEGKTLQNGKFSFKILGDSAINDANHISGPSRTGDGLYTSIKNAMTEAQVTAEQINFISAHGTATIYNDEMEAIAFNRAELQNIPLHSLKAYYGHCLGASGLLETIISMESALHKTLLPSKNFEDIGTSQSLNIIKENQPAEIRYILKTASGFGGCNAAVVLEKCKE from the coding sequence ATGAAAGAAATTTATATCACCGATTACAATTGTGTCACACCATTAGGTTTTGATGTTTTTTCCAACTGGGATGCTCTTCTGGAAGGAAAATCCGGTGTCTCTCTGCATAAAATCGTAGAGAATCACGAACCTTTTTACGCTTCCAAAATTAATTCTGAAAAACTGGAAGAGGAATTTACAACAAATTTCAAATCCGTACAGAACAACAATTTTACAAGGCTGGAAAAAATGTTTTTGTTAAGCTTACAACCTTTGGTTGAAAGACATCAGATTACAGAAGAAACAGCTTTTATCTTATCAACTACCAAAGGAAACATCAGTTTATTAAAAAATAAAAACACTTTGCCGGAAGGCGTTTTCCTTTCGGATTTAGCTCAAAAAATTGCCGATTTTTTCGGATTTAAAACCAAGCCAATTGTAGTTTCCAATGCTTGTGTTTCCGGAGTAATGGCACTCGCTGTTGCAAAAAACATGATCTTGTCCGGAAAATATAACGATGCCTTTGTTATTGCCGGAGACGAAATTTCAGAATTTGTCATCTCTGGCTTCAATTCTTTTCAGGCTATCGGAAGCGGGATATGCAAACCCTATGATAAAACCCGCGACGGCATCAATCTTGGTGAGGCAGCAGCAGCAGTTTACATAACAGGCTATCGTTCTGACGAAGGAAAAACCCTACAAAACGGAAAATTTAGTTTTAAAATTTTAGGAGATTCTGCTATTAATGATGCCAATCACATTTCCGGACCCTCCAGAACCGGTGATGGCTTATATACAAGCATTAAAAATGCGATGACGGAAGCACAGGTTACAGCAGAGCAAATTAATTTTATTTCCGCTCACGGAACTGCCACCATCTATAATGATGAGATGGAAGCTATCGCTTTCAACCGTGCGGAGTTACAAAATATTCCTTTGCATAGTTTAAAAGCGTATTATGGGCATTGTTTAGGCGCTTCCGGGCTACTGGAAACCATTATTTCGATGGAAAGTGCCTTACATAAAACATTGCTTCCATCTAAAAATTTTGAAGACATCGGGACTTCCCAATCTTTGAATATTATTAAAGAAAATCAACCTGCAGAAATCAGATATATTCTGAAAACGGCTTCAGGTTTTGGCGGTTGTAATGCGGCGGTTGTTTTGGAAAAGTGTAAAGAATAA
- a CDS encoding acyl-CoA thioesterase: MQSKETILSCTEEVRVRFNETDPLGIVWHGHYIVYFEDGREAFGRQHGLTYLDIQKAGYVTPIVKSTCEHFLPLKYGETFKIVTTFVNAVSAKLIYQYELFNENNQLVCSGETIQVFLDSDNNLCLYNPEFFQSWKDKMGLP, translated from the coding sequence ATGCAGTCTAAAGAAACTATATTAAGCTGTACCGAGGAAGTCCGTGTCCGCTTCAACGAAACAGATCCGCTTGGAATTGTTTGGCATGGGCATTATATTGTGTATTTTGAAGATGGAAGAGAAGCTTTCGGGAGACAACATGGTTTAACGTATCTCGATATTCAGAAGGCTGGTTATGTAACGCCAATCGTTAAAAGTACCTGCGAACATTTTCTCCCACTGAAATACGGGGAAACGTTCAAGATTGTGACGACTTTCGTTAATGCGGTATCAGCGAAATTAATATATCAATACGAGCTTTTTAACGAAAATAATCAGTTGGTTTGTTCCGGAGAAACCATTCAGGTTTTCCTGGATTCCGATAATAATTTATGTTTGTACAATCCTGAGTTTTTTCAGAGCTGGAAAGATAAAATGGGATTACCATGA
- a CDS encoding ABC transporter ATP-binding protein: MEHFIEIKNLYKKYKNAEDFSVNDISLNIAKNEIYGILGPNGAGKTTLISILSGLIKPTSGQFTIDGLSPQKNGFKLRQIIGIVPQEYALYPTLTARENLMFFGSLYGLSHKNLKTSIDESLEIMGLSKFADKKVEQFSGGMKRRCNLIAGTLHNPKVLFLDEPTVGVDVQSKKAIIDHLLDLNKKGTCIIYTSHHLSEAEEFCTKIAIIDHGKIHAVGTPEELVNKVGNAENLEDVFISLTGKELRDVVV; encoded by the coding sequence GTGGAACATTTTATTGAAATAAAAAATCTTTACAAAAAATATAAGAATGCAGAAGACTTTTCTGTAAATGATATTTCGCTGAATATTGCCAAAAACGAGATCTACGGAATTCTCGGGCCCAACGGAGCCGGTAAAACCACGCTTATTTCCATACTTTCCGGATTGATTAAACCCACATCGGGACAATTTACCATTGACGGGCTTTCCCCCCAGAAAAACGGCTTTAAATTAAGGCAGATTATTGGTATTGTTCCTCAGGAATACGCTTTGTATCCTACTTTGACGGCAAGAGAAAACTTAATGTTCTTCGGAAGCTTGTATGGTTTAAGCCATAAAAATTTAAAAACTTCCATTGATGAATCTCTGGAAATCATGGGACTGTCAAAATTCGCCGATAAAAAAGTGGAACAATTTTCCGGAGGAATGAAACGCCGCTGCAACCTCATCGCAGGAACCCTTCACAACCCGAAAGTTTTATTTCTGGATGAACCGACCGTAGGCGTTGACGTACAGTCTAAAAAAGCAATTATTGACCATCTTTTAGATCTGAATAAAAAAGGAACCTGTATTATTTATACTTCACATCACCTTTCTGAAGCGGAAGAATTCTGTACCAAAATTGCTATTATCGATCACGGAAAAATCCACGCAGTTGGAACTCCCGAAGAACTGGTAAACAAAGTAGGCAACGCAGAAAACTTAGAAGATGTTTTTATTTCATTAACCGGAAAAGAATTACGAGATGTTGTTGTATAA
- a CDS encoding ABC transporter permease, whose amino-acid sequence MLLYKLWRSFIKEILLLKRDIGGIVIIFVMPLLLIITITLIQDSTFKNMEGSKIPIIFIDNDQSEISESIKKQLENSKTFELLTDFNEKSAETAVFGGDYQMAIVIPKNLTKDINSNIDSKVQSIVSSFGLETDSTAIKQNTSKAKDIRLYFDPATNISFKNNVMNAVNKMVFEIENKKIYKAFQDQLGTTEDLKNNSLIAFKEITPKKGNMDVLPNSVQHNVPAWALFAIFFIVVPLSINLVKEKSQGTSVRARISPTPYFIHILGKTFTYLIICVIQFLLMVAVGIYLFPYMDLPQFDVTGKMFPLIIVTIFAGLAAIGFGVLLGTVADTQEQSAPFGATSVVVLAAIGGIWVPVFLMPEFMQTIAKFSPMNWGLNAYYDIILRNSGIGGIAKEIIFLFLFYIAMVAISLFYERKQNAV is encoded by the coding sequence ATGTTGTTGTATAAACTGTGGCGAAGCTTTATTAAAGAAATTCTTCTCCTTAAAAGAGATATCGGAGGGATCGTCATCATTTTCGTGATGCCGTTACTGCTGATTATTACCATTACTCTAATTCAGGATTCGACCTTTAAAAATATGGAAGGTTCAAAAATCCCGATTATATTTATTGATAATGACCAATCTGAAATTTCAGAAAGCATAAAGAAACAGCTTGAAAACAGTAAAACATTTGAGCTGCTGACCGATTTTAATGAAAAATCTGCTGAGACAGCCGTATTTGGGGGAGATTATCAGATGGCTATTGTTATCCCTAAAAATTTAACGAAAGACATCAACTCCAATATTGATTCTAAGGTTCAGTCTATTGTTAGCTCATTTGGATTAGAAACCGATTCTACGGCGATAAAACAGAATACTTCAAAAGCAAAAGATATCCGCCTTTATTTCGATCCCGCAACCAATATCAGCTTCAAAAACAATGTGATGAATGCCGTGAATAAAATGGTTTTTGAGATCGAAAACAAAAAGATTTATAAAGCGTTTCAGGATCAGCTGGGAACTACGGAAGATCTAAAAAATAACAGCCTGATTGCCTTTAAGGAGATCACTCCGAAAAAAGGAAATATGGATGTATTGCCGAATTCCGTTCAGCATAATGTTCCGGCTTGGGCTTTGTTTGCGATATTTTTCATCGTCGTTCCGCTTTCTATTAATTTAGTTAAAGAAAAAAGCCAGGGAACAAGCGTGAGGGCAAGAATCAGTCCGACACCGTATTTCATTCATATTTTAGGAAAAACATTTACATATCTTATTATCTGTGTCATTCAGTTTTTGCTGATGGTTGCGGTAGGAATTTATCTTTTCCCGTATATGGATCTTCCGCAGTTTGATGTGACCGGAAAGATGTTTCCGTTAATTATCGTTACCATTTTCGCCGGATTAGCGGCTATTGGATTTGGGGTTTTGCTGGGAACTGTTGCAGATACGCAGGAACAGTCAGCTCCGTTCGGGGCAACTTCAGTTGTTGTGCTGGCAGCAATCGGCGGAATTTGGGTTCCGGTTTTCCTGATGCCGGAATTTATGCAGACCATCGCTAAGTTTTCGCCGATGAACTGGGGCTTAAATGCGTATTATGATATCATTTTAAGAAACAGCGGAATCGGTGGTATTGCAAAAGAAATCATATTTTTATTTTTATTTTATATCGCTATGGTTGCTATTTCATTATTTTACGAAAGAAAACAAAATGCAGTCTAA
- a CDS encoding addiction module family protein, giving the protein MGSTIEIRKRIHEFIDIADERILRIINSIIDAEEDSELKSSEYPQVPDHIYDRIEEERGKYLSGELKTSSWEEVKERLMKNL; this is encoded by the coding sequence ATGGGCTCTACAATAGAAATCAGAAAAAGAATTCACGAATTCATCGACATTGCGGATGAAAGAATTTTAAGAATCATCAACAGCATTATTGATGCAGAAGAAGATTCAGAACTAAAATCTTCAGAATATCCACAAGTTCCGGATCATATTTATGACCGAATTGAAGAAGAACGTGGAAAATATTTAAGTGGTGAACTTAAAACTTCTTCGTGGGAAGAAGTAAAAGAAAGACTGATGAAAAATTTATGA